A single region of the Fusarium fujikuroi IMI 58289 draft genome, chromosome FFUJ_chr05 genome encodes:
- a CDS encoding monooxygenase-like protein, giving the protein MATAAVINGAINGFNNRESDLSHVAVESAPAEKSTPIIQTKDSASTTVRDGPDVDETSPYYSPRLKLVYRFVDEPRPLRVGVIGAGLAGITAGILLPAKVPGIKLTIYEKNADVAGTWFENVYPGVRCDIASHVYQSTFAPKTDWSDKYAPGHEIREYWQSVARKFDVYKYVKLDTRVEGTTWDDEEGVWVTKLRNVKTGEETVEKNEFILTSIGRFNDWKLPDYPGISEYKGHLRHASNWSTDFDPKDKTVAVIGNGASGIQVTANLQPIVKRLDHYARNKTWIAASWAGEERKIEAQPYTDEEKKKWAEDPDAYLAFRKDLESLYWTRFDSFFRNSESNQKLREAFIDIMKKRLVKKPELLEHIVPDFSPNCRRLTPGPGYLEAITEDNVEYIRTRIKRFTETGIETEDGKQRDVDAVICATGANVDMVPAFPIRAHGQELSNLWKADGTYGYPYTYFGLGTPGFPNLLFVHGPQATGPSGTVPHSVETQLTYFAKVLRKVSRQGIKSLSPSKQAADDFVEYSDAFFAKTVLTDKCSSWYNGGRPGARIHGLWPGSAGHITFVRQEPRWEDWEYKYIGDSRNRFAHYLGNGWTKRETDIEADQTPYLQRPDKIDLRDIHEKWWSIP; this is encoded by the exons ATGGCTACCGCAGCAGTAATTAACGGTGcaatcaatggcttcaataATAGAGAGTCAGACTTGTCGCACGTTGCTGTAGAGAGTGCGCCGGCTGAGAAGTCAACTCCAATTATCCAGACCAAGGACAGCGCATCAACAACCGTACGAGATGGACCAGACGTGGACGAGACATCGCCTTATTACAGCCCTCGCCTGAAACTGGTCTATAGATTTGTTGACGAGCCACGTCCGCTAAGAGTTGGTGTCATTGGCGCTGGCTTGGCCGGGATCACAGCAGGCATTCTTCTACCAGCCAAAGTCCCTGGAATCAAGCTTACCATTTACGAAAAGAATGCCGATGTA GCAGGAACATGGTTCGAGAACGTTTACCCCGGCGTAAGATGCGATATTGCATCGCACGTCTACCAAAGCACATTTGCGCCCAAGACAGACTGGTCGGACAAGTACGCACCTGGCCACGAGATCCGAGAATATTGGCAATCGGTCGCGCGGAAGTTTGACGTCTACAAATATGTCAAGCTCGATACTCGAGTCGAGGGCACAACCTgggacgatgaagagggcGTGTGGGTCACGAAGCTGCGGAACGTGAAGACGGGCGAAGAGACGGTCGAGAAGAACGAGTTCATCTTGACCAGTATCGGACGATTCAATGATTGGAAATTGCCCGATTATCCTGGAATATCCGAGTACAAAGGACACCTTCGCCATGCTTCAAATTGGAGCACGGATTTTGATCCTAAGGACAAGACGGTCGCAGTCATTGGCAATGGAGCGAGCGGTATCCAGGTCACAGCGAACCTCCAGCCAATTGTCAAGCGACTCGATCATTATGCCCGAAATAAAACTTGGATTGCAGCGTCTTGGGCTGGTGAAGAGCGAAAGATTGAAGCCCAGCCATATacagatgaagagaagaagaaatgggCAGAGGACCCCGACGCTTACTTGGCCTTCCGAAAGGACCTCGAGAGTTTATACTGGACCCGATTTGACTCGTTCTTCCGGAACAGCGAGTCTAATCAGAAGCTCCGCGAAGCATTCATCGACATCATGAAGAAGCGTCTAGTCAAGAAGCCAGAACTTCTTGAGCACATCGTACCAGACTTCTCACCAAATTGTCGACGTCTCACGCCTGGACCAGGGTATCTCGAGGCCATTACTGAAGACAACGTAGAGTACATTCGTACACGAATTAAGCGCTTCACAGAGACGGGCATTGAGACTGAGGATGGCAAGCAGAGAGATGTCGATGCTGTCATTTGCGCGACTGGCGCAAACGTTGATATGGTTCCAGCATTCCCAATCCGGGCTCATGGGCAGGAGCTCAGTAACCTGTGGAAGGCCGATGGAACATACGGATATCCTTACACATACTTTGGACTGGGAACGCCTGGCTTCCCCAACCTTCTCTTCGTCCATGGACCGCAAGCAACAGGGCCATCGGGAACAGTCCCTCACAGCGTCGAGACTCAATTGACATACTTCGCCAAGGTCCTCCGCAAGGTTTCGCGACAGGGCATCAAGTCTTTGAGCCCTTCTAAACAAGCAGCGGACGACTTTGTGGAGTACTCAGATGCCTTTTTCGCCAAGACAGTTCTTACAGATAAATGCAGTTCATGGTACAATGGCGGGAGACCTGGAGCTAGAATTCACGGGCTCTGGCCAGGCAGTGCAGGCCATATCACATTTGTGCGACAGGAGCCTAGATGGGAAGATTGGGAGTACAAGTATATCGGCGACTCCAGGAACCGTTTTGCGCATTACTTGGGCAATGGATGGACCAAGAGAGAGACGGACATAGAGGCTGACCAAACGCCGTATCTTCAGAGGCCAGATAAGATCGATTTGCGGGATATTCACGAGAAGTGGTGGAGCATTCCATAG